The window GCCTGTGGAAGAAGCTGGAGATAACCAACGACGACTTCATCCGCACCACTGAAACCCGCCACCAGGCGGTGGTCAAAAAAGTGCTGCAGGAACTTTACGAGCAGGGCCAGATCTACCCGGCCGAATACGACGGCTGGTACTGCACCCCCGACGAAAGGTTCTGGACGGAGAAGGACATCAAGGACGGCAACTGTCCCGACTGCGGGCGCCCGGTGTCCAAGATCACCGAGAAGAACTATTTCTTCAAGATGTCCCAGCACCAGCAATGGCTGATAGACGAGATAACCTCCGGCCGGATGACCATCAGGCCGGAGACCCGGAAGAACGAAGTGTTGGGCTTCCTGAAAAAACCGCTGAACGACCTGTGCATCTCCCGGCCCAAGAAGCGGCTGGCCTGGGGCATAGAGCTGCCGTTCGACGCCGAGTATGTCACCTACGTCTGGTTTGACGCCCTGATCAACTACATCTCGGCGCTGGGCTACCATTCCCCTGACGACCGGAAATATCAGGACCTATGGCCCTCGGCCCTGCACCTGCTGGGCAAGGACATTCTGACCACCCATTCGGTCTATTGGCCCACCATGCTTCATGCCATGGGGGTCAAGACCCCGCGGATGGTGCTGGCCCACGGCTGGTGGATGATAGACGAATCCAAGATGTCCAAGTCTCAGGGCACGGTGGTCCGTCCGCTGGAGATGGCCGATAAATACGGAGTGGAGCAGCTCCGCTATTTCCTGATGAAGGAGATGACTCTGGGGGCCGACGCCAATTTCTCCGAAGAAGCCCTGGTATCGCGGATCAATTCCGACCTGGCCAACGATTACGGCAACCTGGTCAGCCGGGTTTTCA of the bacterium genome contains:
- the metG gene encoding methionine--tRNA ligase encodes the protein MSKFYVTTPIYYVNDEPHIGHAYTTILADVLSRYHRLFGDQTFFLTGLDEHGQKVQEAAAKRGVSPQEHCDQMSARFTGLWKKLEITNDDFIRTTETRHQAVVKKVLQELYEQGQIYPAEYDGWYCTPDERFWTEKDIKDGNCPDCGRPVSKITEKNYFFKMSQHQQWLIDEITSGRMTIRPETRKNEVLGFLKKPLNDLCISRPKKRLAWGIELPFDAEYVTYVWFDALINYISALGYHSPDDRKYQDLWPSALHLLGKDILTTHSVYWPTMLHAMGVKTPRMVLAHGWWMIDESKMSKSQGTVVRPLEMADKYGVEQLRYFLMKEMTLGADANFSEEALVSRINSDLANDYGNLVSRVFKMIDSYCAGATPEVANLGSSEGELITGIAGLGAKVKTLIDELEPNKALEEILEQVRATNRYVESNAPWKLFKEGNQERINLVLYNAAEALRIASILLSPVMPGKCRELLLRLGVEEKDITLAKA